A genomic stretch from Cellulomonas sp. KRMCY2 includes:
- a CDS encoding zinc-binding dehydrogenase, with the protein MRAFVVTAPGEAGVQEVPDPVAQPGQVVVDIERVGVCGTDVEFFTGQMTYLHTGHAAYPIRLGHEWCGTVSALGDGVDARWLGQRVTGDTMLGCGHCRRCAAGRQHVCEARFELGIRGGFAGALAGQMAFPAGALHALPDAVDDVAGALVEPGGNALRAVWGADLTAGDRILVIGPGTIGLLVAEFARAAGAEVHLLGRSARSRGFARSLGFSGVWTMAELPGGPWDAVIDASNAAGMPALAVDLVEPGRRVVLVGLATVPTPVDSRELLLKDVTAVGILSASPGLAATVEGFASGAVDPRPLVAATIGLDAVAAVLAGQRPAGSGDGPKLHVDPRL; encoded by the coding sequence ATGCGCGCCTTCGTCGTCACCGCCCCAGGGGAAGCCGGCGTCCAGGAGGTCCCGGACCCCGTCGCCCAGCCCGGACAGGTCGTGGTGGACATCGAGCGGGTGGGCGTCTGCGGCACGGACGTCGAGTTCTTCACCGGCCAGATGACGTACCTGCACACCGGTCACGCGGCGTATCCGATCCGCCTCGGGCACGAGTGGTGCGGGACGGTGTCCGCCCTCGGCGACGGCGTCGACGCCCGGTGGCTCGGACAACGGGTCACCGGCGACACGATGCTCGGGTGCGGGCACTGCCGGCGCTGCGCCGCCGGTCGGCAGCACGTCTGCGAGGCACGCTTCGAGCTGGGCATCCGGGGCGGGTTCGCCGGTGCGCTCGCCGGGCAGATGGCGTTCCCTGCCGGTGCCCTGCACGCCCTGCCGGACGCGGTCGACGACGTCGCGGGAGCGCTTGTCGAACCTGGTGGGAACGCCCTGCGCGCGGTGTGGGGCGCCGACCTCACAGCGGGCGACCGCATCCTCGTCATCGGGCCCGGCACGATCGGGCTGCTCGTGGCGGAGTTCGCCCGGGCGGCCGGGGCCGAGGTCCACCTGCTCGGCCGCTCTGCACGATCCCGCGGCTTCGCCAGGTCGCTGGGCTTCTCCGGTGTCTGGACGATGGCCGAGCTGCCCGGCGGCCCGTGGGACGCGGTCATCGACGCATCGAACGCGGCCGGCATGCCCGCCCTGGCCGTCGACCTCGTGGAACCCGGCCGACGCGTCGTCCTGGTCGGGCTGGCGACCGTACCCACACCGGTGGACTCCCGAGAGCTGCTGCTCAAGGACGTCACCGCGGTCGGGATCCTGAGCGCCTCACCAGGCCTTGCCGCCACTGTCGAGGGCTTCGCCTCCGGTGCCGTCGACCCCCGGCCGCTCGTCGCGGCCACCATCGGCCTGGACGCGGTGGCGGCCGTTCTCGCCGGCCAGCGCCCCGCCGGGTCCGGTGACGGCCCGAAGCTGCACGTCGACCCCAGGCTCTGA
- a CDS encoding IlvD/Edd family dehydratase, producing the protein MSEQRSAQWYAGGGKDPYIHRAWMRRGLPAHAFDGRPHIAIANTASDLTPCNMHLDEVAAAVKQGIWEAGGIPLNLPVVSLGETQVRPTAMLWRNMAAMATEEMLRANPIDGVVLLGGCDKTIPSLLMAAASVDLPAVVIPGGPMITGTFRGVPLGCGTSTYRLSEEVRAGTMSREEFLASESSMIRSKGHCNTMGTASTMGLVAEALGTTLPGVAGTPAPDARLLEASHATGRLAVELVEADRRPSTILSRGSFLNAIVALAAIGGSTNAVVHLLAIAGRLGIELSLDDFDRTGSGVPLLVDLQPAGRFLMDDLHRAGGLLAVLREVRDLLDPTALTVTGRPLVEYLDTPRIWDPEVIRVRAEPLQPEAGIAVLYGNLAPRGAVIKPAAASPHLMQHRGRAVVFDSIEDFHARIDDPALEVDADSVLVLRGCGPKGYPGMPEVSNMALPAKLLAEGVRDMVRVCDGRMSGTAFGTVVLHVAPEAADGGPLGLVRDGDPIVLDVAGRRLELDVPAAELASREQSPAALAGYAAPMRGWQRLYIDHVQQADTGADLDFLIGGSGHDVGRESH; encoded by the coding sequence ATGTCGGAGCAGCGCAGCGCCCAGTGGTACGCCGGCGGCGGCAAGGATCCCTACATCCACCGGGCGTGGATGCGACGGGGTCTGCCGGCCCACGCCTTCGACGGTCGACCGCACATCGCGATCGCGAACACGGCCTCCGACCTGACACCGTGCAACATGCACCTGGACGAGGTGGCGGCCGCCGTCAAGCAGGGCATCTGGGAGGCCGGCGGCATCCCGCTCAACCTTCCGGTGGTCTCGCTCGGCGAGACCCAGGTCCGCCCCACGGCGATGCTGTGGCGGAACATGGCGGCGATGGCGACCGAGGAGATGCTGCGCGCCAACCCGATCGACGGGGTCGTGCTGCTCGGCGGCTGCGACAAGACCATCCCGAGCCTCCTGATGGCGGCGGCGTCGGTCGACCTGCCGGCGGTCGTCATCCCCGGTGGCCCGATGATCACCGGGACCTTCCGTGGGGTCCCGCTCGGTTGCGGCACGTCGACGTACCGCCTGAGCGAGGAGGTCCGCGCCGGGACGATGAGCCGGGAGGAGTTCCTCGCGTCCGAGTCGTCGATGATCCGCAGCAAGGGCCACTGCAACACGATGGGGACCGCGTCGACGATGGGACTGGTCGCCGAGGCGCTCGGCACGACCCTGCCCGGCGTCGCCGGCACACCGGCCCCTGACGCGCGACTGCTCGAGGCGTCGCACGCGACCGGGCGGCTCGCCGTCGAGCTCGTCGAGGCCGACCGCCGACCGAGCACGATCCTGAGCCGGGGCTCGTTCCTCAACGCGATCGTCGCCCTCGCTGCGATCGGCGGCTCGACCAACGCCGTCGTGCACCTGCTGGCGATCGCAGGCCGCCTGGGCATCGAGCTGTCCCTCGACGACTTCGACCGCACCGGCTCCGGTGTGCCGCTGCTCGTCGACCTCCAGCCGGCCGGACGCTTCCTGATGGACGACCTGCACCGTGCCGGTGGGCTGCTCGCCGTGCTGCGCGAGGTCCGTGACCTGCTCGACCCCACGGCGCTCACCGTCACCGGCCGGCCGCTGGTCGAGTACCTCGACACGCCCCGGATCTGGGACCCCGAGGTCATCCGGGTGCGCGCCGAGCCGCTGCAGCCCGAGGCCGGGATCGCTGTCCTGTACGGCAACCTCGCGCCCCGCGGTGCCGTGATCAAGCCGGCGGCCGCCTCACCGCACCTCATGCAGCATCGCGGACGCGCCGTCGTCTTCGACTCGATCGAGGACTTCCACGCCCGGATCGACGACCCGGCGCTGGAGGTCGACGCGGACTCGGTGCTCGTGCTGCGCGGCTGCGGGCCCAAGGGCTACCCGGGCATGCCGGAGGTGTCCAACATGGCGCTGCCCGCCAAGCTGCTCGCCGAGGGTGTGCGGGACATGGTCCGGGTCTGTGACGGACGGATGAGCGGCACGGCGTTCGGCACGGTGGTGCTGCACGTCGCCCCGGAGGCCGCGGACGGGGGTCCCCTCGGCCTGGTCCGGGACGGGGACCCGATCGTGCTCGACGTGGCGGGTCGCCGGCTCGAGCTGGACGTGCCGGCGGCCGAGCTCGCGTCCCGGGAGCAGTCGCCGGCGGCCCTCGCCGGGTACGCCGCGCCGATGCGCGGCTGGCAGCGGCTCTACATCGATCACGTCCAGCAGGCCGACACCGGTGCGGACCTGGACTTCCTGATCGGCGGGAGCGGCCACGACGTCGGTCGCGAGTCGCACTGA
- a CDS encoding IclR family transcriptional regulator, translating to MNSTRRTDIPEPADEPRLVGADRVLAVLTELSGHPQGISLDDLSRIVDSPKPTVHRALAALRRAGFATQDVRGRYVLGDEFLRLAFTHHEARPDHVRVTPVLEALSERFGETTHYAVLDDDTVIYRSKVDPLTGGVRLTSTVGGRNGAHATGVGKLLLALALRDDDAVRSWAAGRVFEARTPRTLTSTDALVTELATIREQGYAVDDQENEPGIVCVAVPAYLTSPTAPSGAISVSALAYRTPLATLLAELPAIREIVDAISTRGADSPRDVPTKESP from the coding sequence ATGAACTCTACTCGACGGACGGACATCCCGGAACCCGCTGATGAGCCCCGGCTCGTCGGCGCCGACCGTGTGCTCGCTGTGCTCACCGAGCTCAGCGGCCACCCGCAGGGGATCAGCCTCGACGACCTGAGCCGCATCGTCGACAGCCCCAAGCCGACGGTCCACCGCGCGCTCGCCGCTCTGCGCCGCGCAGGCTTCGCGACCCAGGACGTCCGCGGTCGCTACGTCCTCGGCGACGAGTTCCTGCGGTTGGCCTTCACCCACCACGAGGCGCGGCCCGACCACGTCCGGGTCACGCCGGTGCTCGAGGCGCTGTCCGAGCGGTTCGGCGAGACCACGCACTACGCGGTGCTCGACGACGACACGGTGATCTACCGCTCGAAGGTCGACCCGCTCACCGGGGGCGTCCGGCTGACGTCCACCGTCGGCGGCCGCAACGGAGCACATGCCACCGGCGTCGGGAAGCTCCTGCTCGCACTGGCCTTGCGCGACGACGACGCCGTCCGGTCCTGGGCGGCTGGTCGGGTCTTCGAGGCACGCACCCCACGCACGCTGACCAGCACCGATGCGCTCGTCACCGAGCTGGCCACCATCCGGGAGCAGGGCTACGCGGTCGACGACCAGGAGAACGAGCCAGGGATCGTGTGCGTGGCCGTCCCCGCCTACCTGACGTCCCCCACCGCGCCGAGCGGTGCGATCTCGGTCAGCGCTCTGGCCTACCGCACGCCGCTCGCGACGCTGCTCGCCGAGCTCCCGGCCATCCGCGAGATCGTCGATGCGATCTCGACGCGCGGCGCGGACTCCCCGAGGGACGTCCCGACGAAGGAGTCCCCGTGA
- a CDS encoding SMP-30/gluconolactonase/LRE family protein codes for MTLLEAHPATPTIHRLAEGPVWDAARGRVLWVDIDAGTVVEGLLHGNEIETVRAMTVDTTVGAVVPSPDGRLLVAGRDRLLVVEVDGHLTPGPAVLPSGSAGRLNDGACDPAGRFVVGSVTVGGATGHEVLTRLEDDGSLTVLDDDLWLSNGLAWSADPVVMYSVDTLPAIVWRRDYDVASRTAGTRREHLRITGGGLPDGLCLDTDGNLWVALWGAGQVRCYSPGGEVLHVVEVAAPHTSSVAFVGPELDRLLITTASAELDPAGLSEHPGSGRLYTAPVGALLGVHGQPTTPWNGRGIPPSPARPASPAATSEPRES; via the coding sequence GTGACGCTGCTCGAGGCACACCCGGCCACCCCCACGATCCACCGGCTGGCCGAGGGTCCGGTCTGGGATGCCGCACGTGGCCGCGTGCTGTGGGTGGACATCGATGCGGGCACCGTCGTCGAGGGGCTCCTGCACGGCAACGAGATCGAGACCGTCCGTGCGATGACTGTCGACACCACCGTCGGTGCCGTCGTGCCGTCCCCGGACGGGCGCCTGCTCGTCGCCGGCCGTGATCGGCTCCTCGTCGTCGAGGTCGACGGACACCTGACGCCGGGTCCGGCCGTGCTCCCGTCCGGCTCGGCCGGACGCCTCAACGACGGCGCGTGCGACCCGGCCGGACGGTTCGTCGTCGGCAGCGTCACCGTCGGTGGCGCCACCGGCCACGAGGTCCTCACCCGGCTCGAGGACGACGGTTCCCTCACGGTCCTCGACGACGACCTCTGGCTGTCCAACGGCCTCGCCTGGTCGGCCGACCCGGTCGTGATGTACTCGGTCGACACCCTGCCGGCGATCGTCTGGCGGCGGGACTACGACGTGGCCTCCCGGACCGCCGGGACCCGGCGTGAGCACCTGCGGATCACCGGCGGGGGCCTTCCCGACGGGCTCTGCCTCGACACCGACGGCAACCTCTGGGTGGCACTGTGGGGTGCCGGCCAGGTGCGCTGCTACTCCCCCGGCGGCGAGGTGCTGCACGTCGTCGAGGTCGCTGCACCGCACACGTCCTCGGTGGCCTTCGTCGGGCCGGAGCTCGACCGGCTCCTGATCACGACCGCCTCGGCCGAGCTCGACCCGGCCGGGCTCTCGGAGCACCCCGGCTCCGGTCGGCTGTACACGGCCCCGGTCGGCGCGCTGCTCGGCGTCCACGGCCAGCCGACCACACCGTGGAACGGGCGTGGCATCCCACCGTCGCCCGCGCGACCTGCGTCGCCCGCTGCGACGTCCGAGCCCCGAGAGAGCTGA
- a CDS encoding MBL fold metallo-hydrolase, with protein MSIDPLERDVSRAIRLSTQGHSCVRMERDGRVLVIDPGSFSQASALAGAEAVLVTHHHTDHLDLGRLVAELGASAVLEVWGPPDVVELLLDGRHALAGRVHPVRRGQRVTAAGFDVQVLGELHAQVHPDVPVIANVGYLLDGVVLHPGDSFTLPPEGVDVGVLLLPVSAPWLKVAEAVEYARSVRAGAVVPIHDAILSETGVSLVDRVVGGLCSGTYLRLAPGEHLDVPA; from the coding sequence ATGTCCATCGATCCGCTGGAGCGGGACGTCAGCCGTGCGATCCGGTTGAGCACGCAGGGGCACTCCTGCGTGCGCATGGAGCGGGACGGGCGGGTTCTGGTCATCGACCCGGGGTCGTTCAGCCAGGCGTCGGCGCTCGCCGGCGCCGAGGCGGTCCTCGTGACGCACCACCACACCGACCACCTGGACCTGGGCCGGCTCGTCGCCGAGCTCGGCGCGTCTGCCGTACTGGAGGTCTGGGGTCCGCCGGACGTCGTCGAGCTGCTGCTGGACGGGCGTCATGCCCTTGCCGGGCGGGTGCACCCGGTCCGTCGCGGGCAGCGCGTCACGGCAGCCGGCTTCGACGTGCAGGTGCTGGGCGAGCTGCACGCACAGGTCCACCCGGACGTGCCGGTCATCGCCAACGTCGGGTACCTGCTCGACGGCGTGGTGCTCCACCCGGGGGACTCCTTCACCCTGCCGCCGGAGGGCGTCGACGTCGGCGTGCTCCTGCTCCCGGTCAGTGCACCGTGGCTCAAGGTCGCCGAAGCGGTCGAGTACGCCAGGTCGGTGCGGGCCGGCGCCGTCGTCCCGATCCACGACGCGATCCTCAGCGAGACCGGGGTCAGCCTGGTCGACCGCGTCGTCGGTGGCCTCTGCTCGGGCACGTACCTGCGTCTGGCGCCGGGTGAGCACCTCGACGTGCCGGCCTGA
- a CDS encoding HpcH/HpaI aldolase/citrate lyase family protein, which translates to MTHHGVTARSSAHLRGLWAADRPAFGIWSCFADPAVAELVAGTAFDYVCVDLQHGLATFSELPGMLQAMRAADRAPLVRVPWNDPAAVMRALDTGAAGVVVPMVNSAEDARRAARACRFPPTGDRSWGPMWGDVRPDGAPLPQEQDEAALCIVMIETRAGLDALDEIVAVPGVDGVYIGPNDLALSCGYGRATYRDSVETDGAIQRVVDACAQAGIVAGLHCSDQEMATHWAARGVRMLTAATDTTLLRTAAESALADLGPAAGADAG; encoded by the coding sequence ATGACGCACCACGGGGTCACAGCCCGCAGCTCGGCGCATCTGCGCGGGCTCTGGGCCGCCGATCGGCCGGCCTTCGGGATCTGGAGCTGCTTCGCCGATCCCGCCGTCGCCGAGCTCGTCGCCGGGACCGCCTTCGACTACGTGTGCGTCGACCTCCAGCACGGCCTGGCGACCTTCAGCGAGCTCCCCGGGATGCTGCAGGCGATGCGCGCGGCCGATCGGGCGCCCCTCGTCCGGGTGCCGTGGAACGATCCCGCAGCCGTGATGCGCGCGCTGGACACCGGCGCAGCCGGCGTCGTCGTGCCCATGGTGAACAGCGCCGAGGACGCCCGGCGCGCGGCCAGGGCCTGCCGGTTCCCACCGACGGGGGACCGGAGCTGGGGACCGATGTGGGGCGACGTCCGGCCCGACGGCGCGCCGCTGCCCCAGGAGCAGGACGAGGCCGCCCTCTGCATCGTCATGATCGAGACCAGAGCGGGTCTCGACGCGCTCGACGAGATCGTCGCCGTCCCAGGTGTCGACGGCGTCTACATCGGGCCCAACGACCTGGCGCTCAGCTGCGGGTACGGTCGCGCCACCTACCGCGACTCGGTCGAGACGGACGGCGCGATCCAGCGGGTCGTCGATGCCTGTGCGCAGGCAGGCATCGTCGCGGGGCTGCACTGCTCCGACCAGGAGATGGCGACGCACTGGGCCGCGCGCGGCGTCCGGATGCTCACCGCCGCGACGGACACGACGCTGCTGCGCACCGCCGCGGAGAGCGCGTTGGCCGACCTCGGTCCCGCAGCCGGGGCAGATGCCGGATAG